A single region of the Procambarus clarkii isolate CNS0578487 chromosome 81, FALCON_Pclarkii_2.0, whole genome shotgun sequence genome encodes:
- the LOC138358012 gene encoding collagen alpha-1(I) chain-like translates to MGFTCLLVDPEVRKVGNLENIGLILDSAGGPPGAAGPPGAAAPPGAAGPPGAAAPPGAAAPPGAAAPPGAARAPGAAAPPGAAGPPGAAAPPGAAAPPGAAGAAGAAGPPGAAVPPGAAAPPGAAAPRGAAGPPGAAAPPGAAGPPGAAGPLGAAGPPGAAAPPGAAGPPGAAAPPGAAGPPGAAGPPGAAGTPGPAGPPGDAAPPGAAGAAGAAGPPGAAGPAGAVGPPGAAWPPGAAGPPGAAGPPGAAGAPGAAVPPGAAGPPGAAGAPGAAVAPGAAVPPGAAGPPGAAGAPGAAGPPGAAGPPGAAGPPGAAGAPGAAGPPGAAGPPGAAGAPGAAGAPGAAVPPGAAGPPGAAGAPGAAGTPGAAGPTGAAGASGAAGPQGPAAPPGAAGPPGAAGPPGAAGALGAAGAPGAAGAPGAAGPPGAAGTPGAAGPPGAAGPPGAAGPPGAAGTPGAAGPPGAAGPPGAAGPPGAAGTPGAAGPPGAVGTPGAAGPPGAAGPPGTAGPPGAAGPSGAAGTPGAAGTPDAAGPPGAAGPPGAAGAPGAAAPPGAAGPPRCCCAPRCCWAPQVLLGPQVLLCPQVLLGPLVLLGPQVLLGPQVLLGPQVLLGPQVLLGPQVLLRPQVLLGPQVLLRPQVLLGTPGAAAPPAAAGPPVAAGPPGAAAPPGAAAPPGAAGPPGAAAPPGAAGPLGAAAPPGAAAPPGAAGPPGAAGPPGAAGHPSAAGPQVLLGPQVLLGPQVLLGPQVLLGPQVLLGPQMLLGPQVLLGPPVLLGPQVLLGPQVLLRPKVLLGPSELEKKFNKYFPEFNDEAMDLARNPFKLSVEKVTDDCQDELLETNSGSGDEKTITQFWP, encoded by the exons ATGGGTTTTACTTGTCTTCTCGTTGACCCTGAAGTCAGAAAAGTGGGGAACCTTGAGAACATTGGCCTTATACTTGACA GTGCTGGTgggcccccaggtgctgctgggcccccaggtgctgctgcGCCCCCAGGAGCTGCTGGGCCCCCAGGTGCTGCGGCGCCCCCAGGTGCTGCTGCGCCCCCAGGTGCTGCTGCGCCCCCAGGTGCTGCTAGGGCCCCAGGTGCTGCTGcgcccccaggtgctgctgggcccccaggtgctgcggcgcccccaggtgctgctgcgcccccaggtgctgctggggccgcaggtgctgctgggcccccaggtgctgctgtGCCCCCAGGTGCTGCGGCGCCCCCAGGTGCTGCTGCGCCCCGAGGTGCTGCTgggcccccaggtgctgctgcgcccccaggtgctgctgggcccccaggtgctgctgggcccctaggtgctgctgggcccccaggtgctgctgcgcccccaggtgctgctgggcccccaggtgctgctgcgcccccag gtgctgctgggcccccaggtgctgctggacccccaggtgctgctgggaccCCAGGTCCTGCTGGGCCCCCAGGTGATGCTGcgcccccaggtgctgctggggccgcaggtgctgctgggcccccaggtgctgctgggcccgcag GTGCTGTTGGGCCCCCTGGTGCTGCTtggcccccaggtgctgctgggcccccaggtgctgctgggcccccaggtgctgctggggccccaggtgctgctgtgcccccaggtgctgctgggcccccaggtgctgctggggccccaggtgctgctgtggccccaggtgctgctgtgcccccaggtgctgctgggcccccaggtgctgctggggccccaggtgctgctgggcccccaggtgctgctgggcccccaggtgctgctgggcccccaggtgctgctggggccccaggtgctgctgggcccccaggtgctgctgggcccccaggtgctgctggggccccaggtgctgctggggccccaggtgctgctgtgcccccaggtgctgctgggcccccaggtgctgctggggccccaggtgctgctgggaccccaggtgctgctgggcccaCAGGTGCTGCTGGGGCCTCAGGTGCTGCTGGGCCCCAAGGTCCTGCTGcgcccccaggtgctgctgggcccccaggtgctgctgggccccCAGGGGCTGCTGGGGCCCTAGGTGCTGCTGgggccccaggtgctgctggggccccaggtgctgctgggcccccaggtgctgctgggaccccaggtgctgctgggcccccaggtgctgctgggcccccaggtgctgctgggcccccaggtgctgctgggaccccaggtgctgctgggcccccaggtgctgctgggcccccaggtgctgctgggcccccaggtgctgctgggaccccaggtgctgctgggcccccaggtgctgttgggaccccaggtgctgctgggcccccaggtgctgctgggcccccaggtactgctgggcccccaggtgctgctgggcctTCAGGTGCTGCTGggaccccaggtgctgctgggaccCCAGATGCTGCTgggcccccaggtgctgctgggcccccaggtgctgctggggccccaggtgctgctgcgcccccaggtgctgctgggccccccaggtgctgctgcgcccccaggtgctgctgggccccccaggtgctgctggggccCCAGGTGCTGCTGTGCCCCCAGGTGCTGTTGGGCCCCCTGGTGCTGCTtggcccccaggtgctgctgggcccccaggtgctgctgggcccccaggtgctgctggggccccag gtgctgctggggccccaggtgctgctgcgcccccaggtgctgctgggcccccaggtgctgctgcgcccccaggtgctgctgggcacCCCAGGTGCTGCTGCGCCCCCAGCAGCTGCTGGGCCCCCAGTTGCTGCTGGGCCCCCAGGTGCTGCGGCGCCCCCAGGTGCTGCTGcgcccccaggtgctgctgggcccccaggtgctgctgcgcccccaggtgctgctgggccccTAGGTGCTGCTGCGCCCCCAGGTGCTGCTGcgcccccaggtgctgctgggcccccaggtgctgctgggcccccaggtgctgctgggcacCCAAGTGCTGCTgggccccaggtgctgctgggcccccaggtgctgctgggcccccaggtgctgctgggcccccaggtgctgctgggcccccaggtgctgctgggccccCAGATGCTGCTGGgtccccaggtgctgctgggccccccggtgctgctgggcccccaggtgctgctgggcccccaggtgctgctgcGCCCCAAGGTGCTGCTGGGCCCCTCAG